One window of Pyxicephalus adspersus chromosome 4, UCB_Pads_2.0, whole genome shotgun sequence genomic DNA carries:
- the UGP2 gene encoding UTP--glucose-1-phosphate uridylyltransferase isoform X1, with protein MGCKGPKSLIGVRNENTFLDLTVKQIEHLNTTYNTDVPLVLMNSFNTDEDTKKILQKYSHCRVKIYTFNQSRYPRVNKESLLPIAKDLSYSVENAEAWYPPGHGDIYASFYNSGLLDTLIDDGKEYIFVSNIDNLGATVDLYILNHLTNPPNGKRCEFVMEVTDKTRADVKGGTLTQYEGKLRLVEIAQVPKPHVDEFKSVSKFKIFNTNNLWISLSAVKRLQEANAIDMEIIVNPKTLDGGLNVIQLETAVGAAIKSFENSLGINVPRSRFLPVKTTSDLLLVMSNLYSLNAGSLTMSEKREFPTVPLVKLGSSFTKVQDYVKRFESIPDMLELDHLTVSGDVTFGKNVVLKGTVIIIANHGDRIDIPPGAVLENKIVSGNLRILDH; from the exons ATGGGCTGTAAAGGCCCAAAAAGCTTGATAGGGGTCCGGAATGAAAATACTTTCCTAGATCTCACTGTGAAACAAATAGAG CACTTGAACACAACCTACAACACAGACGTCCCTCTAGTTCTTATGAATTCATTCAACACAGATGAAGACACCAAGAAAATTCTGCAGAAGTACAGCCACTGTCGGGTGAAGATTTACACATTTAATCAGAGCAG GTACCCAAGAGTTAACAAGGAGTCCTTATTACCGATAGCCAAGGACTTGTCTTACTCAGTGGAGAATGCGGAAGCCTGGTACCCCCCTGGTCACGGTGACATCTATGCTAGCTTTTATAACTCAGGCCTCTTAGACACACTGATAGATGATGggaaggaatatatttttgtatccaATATCGATAATCTCGGTGCCACTGTGGACCTTTATATCCTCAACCACCTCACAAACCCACCAAATGGAAAACGCTGTGAGTTTGTTATGGAAGTAACTGACAAGACCAGAGCTGATGTAAAG GGTGGTACGCTCACTCAGTATGAAGGAAAGCTGCGGTTGGTGGAAATTGCACAAGTGCCCAAACCCCACGTGGATGAGTTTAAATCTGTGTCTAAGTTCAAGATCTTCAACACCAATAATTTGTGGATCTCCTTGTCAGCTGTCAAGCGTTTACAAGAGGCCAACGCCATTGATATGGAAATCATCGTTAATCCCAAG ACCTTAGATGGCGGTTTAAATGTCATCCAACTAGAGACTGCCGTAGGTGCTGCTATCAAAAGTTTTGAAAATTCATTGGGCATCAATGTCCCCCGAAGCCGCTTCCTGCCTGTGAAAACCACATCTGATCTGCTGCTTGTTATGTCCAACCTGTACAGCCTGAATGCCGGGTCACTGACCATGAGTGAGAAGAGGGAGTTTCCCACAGTGCCCCTGGTCAAACTGGGCAGCTCATTCACCAAG GTGCAAGACTATGTGAAAAGGTTTGAAAGCATACCAGACATGCTCGAGCTGGATCATCTAACCGTGTCAGGAGATGTGACCTTTGGGAAAAATGTTGTACTGAAG